In one window of Paraflavitalea soli DNA:
- a CDS encoding ABC transporter permease → MLQNYLKIAWRNLLRHKSFSLINILGLSTGIAACTIIFLYVRYELTYDRHNTQVDRIARVGTTLHCPGSDMEFGTSPYPLADALKRDFPEIAASVRLDPNPSVISHNNELFSESDFYLTDQSIFSIFSYSFIEGDPAHALQQPNSLVLTEPLAQKYFGDPAAALGKTMICNQKPVTVTGVIASPPANSDILVTGLLSADYSNKRAWMEDFPVYTFILFNSQPDLARFERKMKPIADKYCQPELDKTADKGYSVGFVLEALADVHFSKAKLIDTPKGNRQFSYIFSLLAAFILIIALLNYINLSTARATERAKEVGVRKVNGARPLQLIRQFLFESFLLIAIAWIIAFTIVLLALPYFNTLLNAQLSLSWRGSTLFMACIFVVTILLAGLYPAFIQSRFRPVEILKGKWRYSSKGIFLRRMLTTAQFVITAALITGTVVIYSQMKYINNKDTGYVKEQVASIHISNDSLAQRAAPSFIQSLKELPAVKAVSAGSGIHPDALSIATTFAGSGSKKREIMCNYFFIDKELLPLLQIRLKEGRNISDSLSTDKTEAFLVNEAFVEKMGWTSALGQSMEGFGHKGRIVGVVRNFYYKSLHNVIEPLIMVYHTDITMSITIKIQPKDLPLVATAWKAHYPATPFDYSFLDESYKEQYDKDRLTMKLFSYFTILAILISCLGLLGLVSLMAVQRTKEIGIRKVLGASVQQLISLLTRDFVKLIIIASLIALPLAGIAMSQWLTSYAYHISLTWWMFLLPVVLILLIALTVIGQQVIRAALANPVTALRAE, encoded by the coding sequence ATGCTACAAAACTACCTGAAGATAGCCTGGCGCAACCTGCTTAGGCACAAAAGTTTTTCCCTCATTAATATCCTGGGCCTCTCAACAGGCATAGCCGCCTGCACCATTATTTTCCTGTATGTACGGTATGAGCTAACGTACGATCGCCATAATACCCAGGTCGATCGCATAGCCAGGGTGGGTACTACGCTCCATTGCCCGGGATCGGATATGGAATTTGGCACCAGCCCCTATCCCCTGGCCGATGCCTTGAAGCGTGACTTTCCGGAAATAGCCGCTTCGGTGAGACTGGATCCGAACCCTTCAGTGATCAGTCACAATAATGAGTTATTCAGTGAATCAGACTTCTACCTTACGGACCAAAGCATCTTTTCTATCTTCTCCTATTCCTTTATAGAAGGTGATCCTGCCCATGCATTGCAACAGCCTAACAGTTTAGTACTCACGGAGCCCCTTGCCCAAAAGTATTTCGGGGACCCTGCTGCCGCGCTGGGCAAGACAATGATCTGCAATCAAAAACCGGTTACCGTTACCGGAGTCATCGCCAGCCCTCCTGCCAACTCAGATATCCTGGTCACTGGCTTGCTGTCGGCCGACTACTCCAACAAGAGGGCCTGGATGGAAGATTTCCCGGTATATACTTTTATCCTGTTCAACAGCCAACCAGACCTGGCCCGTTTTGAACGCAAGATGAAACCAATCGCTGATAAATATTGTCAACCCGAACTGGACAAAACAGCCGATAAGGGATATTCCGTAGGCTTTGTCCTGGAAGCGTTGGCCGATGTACATTTCAGTAAGGCTAAACTGATCGATACGCCCAAAGGCAACCGGCAATTCAGTTATATATTCTCGTTGCTGGCTGCGTTTATCCTCATCATTGCCTTACTCAATTATATCAACCTGTCCACAGCCCGGGCTACCGAGCGTGCCAAAGAAGTAGGGGTGAGAAAAGTAAACGGCGCAAGACCATTGCAGTTGATCCGCCAGTTCCTGTTTGAATCATTCCTGCTCATTGCTATTGCCTGGATCATTGCCTTCACCATCGTACTGTTGGCACTCCCTTATTTCAACACCCTGTTGAATGCGCAGCTTAGCCTTAGCTGGAGGGGAAGCACCCTCTTTATGGCCTGCATTTTTGTAGTGACCATCTTGCTGGCGGGCCTCTATCCGGCTTTTATCCAATCCCGGTTCCGGCCCGTGGAAATACTAAAAGGTAAATGGCGCTACAGCAGCAAAGGGATCTTTTTACGCAGAATGCTCACCACGGCACAATTTGTTATTACAGCAGCCCTGATCACTGGTACGGTAGTGATCTACAGCCAGATGAAGTATATAAATAATAAAGACACAGGCTATGTGAAAGAACAGGTCGCCTCTATTCATATATCCAATGATTCGCTGGCACAACGAGCCGCACCTTCCTTTATACAATCCTTGAAAGAATTACCTGCGGTGAAAGCCGTTTCTGCCGGTAGCGGCATCCATCCGGACGCCTTATCAATAGCTACCACATTTGCCGGATCGGGAAGTAAGAAAAGAGAAATAATGTGCAATTACTTTTTTATTGATAAAGAACTTTTGCCCTTGTTACAGATCCGCCTGAAGGAAGGAAGAAATATATCAGATAGTCTTAGCACGGATAAGACTGAGGCTTTCCTGGTGAATGAGGCCTTTGTAGAAAAAATGGGATGGACCTCGGCCCTGGGGCAATCCATGGAAGGATTTGGCCACAAAGGAAGGATAGTGGGCGTAGTAAGGAACTTTTATTACAAATCCCTGCACAATGTAATAGAACCTCTCATCATGGTGTACCATACGGACATTACGATGTCAATCACTATCAAAATACAGCCAAAGGACCTGCCTCTGGTAGCCACCGCCTGGAAGGCCCATTACCCGGCCACGCCATTTGATTATTCATTCCTGGATGAGAGCTACAAGGAACAATATGATAAGGACAGGCTCACCATGAAGTTGTTCTCGTACTTCACCATATTGGCCATCCTGATCTCCTGCCTGGGATTGTTGGGTCTCGTATCGTTGATGGCGGTGCAACGCACCAAAGAAATAGGTATCCGGAAAGTATTGGGGGCGTCGGTGCAGCAACTGATCTCCCTGCTCACCCGCGATTTTGTGAAACTGATCATCATTGCATCCCTCATCGCATTGCCCCTTGCCGGGATTGCTATGAGCCAATGGTTAACTTCTTATGCTTATCATATTTCTCTGACCTGGTGGATGTTCCTGCTACCTGTTGTGTTGATCCTGTTGATCGCACTGACTGTCATTGGACAGCAGGTAATAAGGGCAGCCCTGGCCAATCCAGTCACTGCCCTACGTGCTGAATAA
- a CDS encoding SDR family NAD(P)-dependent oxidoreductase, whose amino-acid sequence MKLAGKVAIVTGGARDIGKATSIKLAQEGAKVVINYLSSEQQAADTVAEIKAKGGEAIAVKGDVSKDADVVNLIQAAQQAFGKDIHILVNVAGGMVARKQLADMDTDFWDFVMGLNVRSAFLLTKHVSPLMPAGSAIVNFSSQAGRDGGGFGASAYATAKGAVATFTKSIAKELGPKGIRVNAVDPGMIATTFHDTFTKPEIRTNVANGTPLRREGKAAEVADLVAYLASDESSFITGANIDINGGTYFS is encoded by the coding sequence ATGAAATTAGCAGGCAAAGTAGCCATCGTTACAGGTGGTGCAAGAGACATTGGTAAAGCCACTTCGATCAAACTGGCGCAGGAAGGAGCTAAAGTAGTGATCAACTATTTAAGCAGTGAACAACAGGCGGCAGATACAGTGGCGGAGATCAAAGCAAAAGGTGGTGAAGCCATTGCCGTAAAAGGCGATGTGAGTAAAGATGCCGATGTTGTAAATCTTATTCAGGCAGCACAACAAGCTTTTGGTAAAGACATACATATCCTCGTGAATGTAGCCGGTGGTATGGTAGCCCGTAAACAATTGGCCGATATGGATACTGATTTCTGGGATTTTGTGATGGGCCTCAACGTGCGATCGGCTTTCCTGCTTACCAAGCATGTATCACCCCTGATGCCTGCCGGTAGCGCTATCGTGAACTTTTCTTCACAAGCTGGTCGTGATGGCGGAGGTTTTGGTGCTTCGGCGTATGCTACGGCCAAAGGAGCGGTGGCTACTTTTACCAAATCCATTGCCAAAGAGCTTGGCCCCAAAGGTATTCGCGTGAATGCAGTAGACCCGGGTATGATTGCCACTACTTTCCATGATACATTTACCAAACCTGAGATCCGCACCAATGTGGCCAATGGCACGCCGCTGCGCCGGGAAGGGAAAGCTGCTGAAGTAGCCGACCTCGTTGCTTACCTGGCCAGTGATGAAAGCAGTTTTATTACCGGCGCTAATATTGATATCAACGGCGGAACCTATTTCTCTTAA
- a CDS encoding helix-turn-helix transcriptional regulator has product MPRNIFQPLEIVTYDTEVLDCSPQADNYFELVFVEEGSGHRMLDDVQVHFHTGDLFMHIPGEKNTICLEEHSRIHFIRFQQLLFEATTVRNVLPFSTEQFKKLEFILYSEQQHKQSLIHLKSDKVSVFALFNVLVAEASHRRSYADSNITLCLLALLNMVARNILESNYVQATHPQAITHDVLHYINYNIYESDKLTIEHLAREFHISPDDFSSYFKRQYHVSLKKYILTYKVKLADTRLLYTRMSIAEIADELQFADAADFSHTYRKIKGYLPEKR; this is encoded by the coding sequence ATGCCCAGAAATATCTTTCAGCCACTGGAGATCGTGACCTATGATACAGAAGTGTTGGACTGTTCTCCGCAGGCCGATAATTATTTTGAGTTGGTCTTTGTGGAAGAGGGCAGCGGCCATAGAATGCTCGATGATGTACAGGTCCATTTTCACACCGGCGATCTCTTTATGCATATTCCGGGTGAAAAGAATACCATTTGCCTGGAAGAACACTCCCGCATCCATTTCATCAGGTTTCAGCAGTTACTTTTTGAAGCTACTACCGTACGGAATGTCCTGCCTTTCTCTACCGAGCAGTTTAAAAAACTGGAATTCATCCTGTACAGCGAACAGCAACACAAGCAATCACTCATTCATTTAAAGAGCGATAAGGTATCCGTCTTTGCTTTATTCAATGTGCTGGTGGCCGAAGCCAGTCACCGCCGGTCCTATGCCGACAGCAATATTACCTTGTGTTTACTGGCCCTGCTCAATATGGTGGCCAGGAATATACTGGAGTCCAATTATGTGCAGGCCACACACCCGCAGGCCATTACCCATGATGTGCTGCATTATATCAATTATAATATCTACGAATCAGACAAGCTCACGATCGAACACCTCGCCCGGGAGTTCCATATTTCACCTGATGACTTCAGCTCCTATTTCAAAAGGCAGTACCATGTTTCACTGAAGAAATACATCCTCACCTATAAGGTCAAACTGGCCGATACACGATTGCTTTATACCCGTATGTCCATTGCTGAGATAGCAGATGAACTGCAATTTGCCGATGCTGCTGATTTTTCCCACACTTACCGCAAGATCAAGGGCTACCTTCCTGAAAAGCGCTAA
- a CDS encoding polysaccharide lyase 6 family protein, whose translation MKHITLTLAVLILSIATFATDFLTSSPEEAVTLLNKADAGDRILLKDGVYNNAIIQFANTRGTKEKPVWFMAQTPGKVSFEGNSTLAFAGNYLIIAGFTWKNGGKGLKERSVISFRAGKQDAMYSTVQDCVIDDYNNDSLNTDNKWVSLFGQHNVLTRCLLKSKRNLGATVTVWLQPGVPARHLISYNYFLNRFNGPDADNGLESIRIGDSKTSFTEAHCIVAFNRFEACDGEIEIISNKSCHNSYLHNTFVESDGGLTLRHGNDCLCDGNFFDGTNKKLSYGIRFIGEGHAAINNYFYNLQGAPRQSFRAPVTLVNGLENTPINGYFQVRRAMISDNVFVNCDMPAIRIGVFSKRPGMTMGPDTVTINNNIIWDDAGKKGAVYESITAAAHADIQDNKVFGRSLEATEKGFIASDKKDINRSADSRWNYTGKMLIAIKSTAPAVTTAGADWVEPAIQRATQGSKYTYLKAAQAGPAWKY comes from the coding sequence ATGAAACACATAACACTCACACTTGCTGTACTTATCCTTTCAATAGCAACATTTGCTACAGACTTTCTTACTTCCTCGCCCGAAGAAGCAGTGACCTTATTAAACAAAGCCGATGCCGGCGATAGAATACTTTTGAAAGACGGAGTATACAACAATGCTATTATTCAATTCGCTAATACCCGCGGTACCAAAGAAAAGCCCGTCTGGTTCATGGCGCAAACGCCCGGCAAGGTAAGTTTTGAAGGCAATTCAACATTGGCTTTCGCAGGCAACTACCTCATAATAGCAGGCTTCACCTGGAAGAATGGCGGGAAAGGATTAAAAGAACGCTCCGTGATCAGCTTCCGTGCCGGTAAGCAGGATGCCATGTATAGTACCGTGCAGGATTGTGTGATTGATGACTACAACAATGACAGCCTCAATACTGACAACAAATGGGTGTCACTCTTTGGACAACACAATGTATTGACGAGGTGCCTGCTGAAAAGTAAACGCAACCTGGGTGCTACAGTCACTGTGTGGCTGCAGCCCGGCGTACCCGCCAGGCACCTCATCAGTTACAATTACTTCCTCAACCGGTTCAATGGCCCTGATGCCGATAATGGTCTCGAGAGCATCCGCATCGGCGACAGCAAAACCTCCTTTACCGAAGCCCACTGTATAGTAGCATTCAATCGTTTTGAGGCCTGTGATGGAGAGATCGAGATCATCTCCAATAAATCATGCCATAACTCCTACCTGCACAATACGTTTGTAGAGAGTGATGGTGGATTGACCCTGCGCCACGGCAATGATTGCTTATGTGATGGCAATTTTTTCGACGGAACCAATAAGAAACTGTCCTATGGCATCCGGTTCATAGGAGAGGGGCATGCTGCTATCAACAATTATTTTTATAACCTGCAAGGGGCGCCCCGGCAGAGTTTTCGGGCGCCGGTAACACTTGTCAATGGGCTGGAGAATACACCCATCAATGGTTACTTCCAGGTAAGGCGCGCCATGATCAGTGATAACGTATTCGTTAATTGCGATATGCCAGCCATCCGCATAGGCGTCTTTTCCAAAAGACCGGGTATGACGATGGGGCCCGACACGGTAACCATCAATAACAATATCATTTGGGATGATGCAGGAAAAAAGGGCGCAGTATATGAATCCATCACAGCTGCTGCCCATGCCGACATACAGGATAATAAAGTGTTTGGCAGATCCCTGGAAGCAACTGAGAAAGGATTTATTGCCAGTGATAAAAAGGATATAAACCGTAGTGCTGATAGCAGGTGGAACTATACCGGGAAGATGCTCATTGCTATAAAAAGCACAGCACCTGCTGTGACTACAGCCGGCGCCGATTGGGTTGAGCCCGCTATACAAAGGGCTACACAAGGATCTAAATACACTTACCTGAAAGCGGCACAGGCCGGACCAGCCTGGAAATACTAA
- a CDS encoding alpha-L-arabinofuranosidase C-terminal domain-containing protein, translating into MQTKLFTLVSFALLSTASYSQRQASITIDASKPGAPVASTLHGIFFEEISHGGEGGLYGELIQNRGFEESRLPAGTKVEDGWLIPTARTPHFMLQPRVSDWRMRWPLTSQWPAWSLEAGPKADIQLQLTQANPLNEATPNSMQVNIQALDADGRNNLVNEGFWGIRVNSGEQYNFSFYARTDERYKGSVTVSLQAADGKILGKQVFDNIKGNTWKKYSSTLKPSASDLKARLVFSFGSTGTVWLDFVSLFPQQTFKNRPNGMRKDLALYLANLKPAFVRWPGGCFVEGINIENAANWKRTLGPVEKRPGTYSVWGYWSSDGFGYHEYLQFCEDLGADALYVFNAGVSCEYRSGTFIPEDSLQPLVDDVLDAIEYAIGPVNSKWGKVRAASGHPKPFPLKYVEIGNEQHGPRYARRYNIFYDAIKKKYPQLTLMASMGIGDINKRTLDSMHRVDMADEHAYKGAYWAFNNYDHFDKYKRGDWDVYVGEYATNAGVGSGNMLAALNDAVYIMGMERNGDLVKMSSYAPLFENVNTRHWPVNLINFDAGRSFGRISYYAIKMMNDHRADQNLQTTVTLPPSANPIPQFAGGIGLATWDTQTEYRDIEVIKGGATIYKSDFINRPQEWQSIRGKWVVKDSALAQTVQGAQRLNILTGKTFDTYTLKLKARKTGGTNAFIIPFAVKDGAQHMRVHIGSYVNLNSVVELVSDSFSVADMMPQKRLPAPIQTGRWYDITIEVGTDKVECYLDGNLLFTYREPNKFFSIAGRDQKTGDIIVKMVNGSETRYSTYINLEGIAGVAPTAMLISLQADAPQAENSLDQPEKYIPVSTTLTGIKPSFETSVKPYSISILRIKDATWKKQVYK; encoded by the coding sequence ATGCAAACAAAGCTATTTACCCTCGTATCATTTGCCCTTTTATCAACCGCATCGTATAGCCAGCGCCAGGCATCGATTACCATCGATGCTTCAAAACCCGGTGCGCCCGTTGCTTCCACATTACATGGTATCTTCTTTGAAGAGATCAGTCATGGTGGCGAAGGCGGCTTGTATGGTGAGCTGATCCAGAACCGGGGTTTTGAGGAAAGCAGGCTGCCTGCCGGCACGAAGGTGGAAGACGGATGGCTGATCCCCACTGCCCGTACGCCGCATTTCATGTTGCAGCCCAGGGTGAGTGATTGGAGAATGCGCTGGCCGCTTACCAGCCAATGGCCCGCCTGGTCACTGGAAGCAGGGCCGAAAGCAGACATTCAACTACAGCTTACCCAGGCCAATCCGTTGAATGAAGCTACACCCAATTCCATGCAGGTTAATATTCAGGCATTGGATGCTGATGGCAGGAACAACCTCGTGAATGAGGGCTTCTGGGGTATCCGCGTGAACAGCGGAGAACAGTACAACTTCTCTTTTTATGCCCGCACGGATGAACGCTACAAAGGGTCTGTGACGGTATCCTTGCAAGCGGCTGATGGCAAAATACTGGGCAAGCAGGTCTTCGACAATATCAAAGGCAACACCTGGAAGAAATATTCCAGTACCCTGAAACCTTCGGCATCGGACCTTAAAGCAAGGCTGGTGTTCTCCTTTGGCAGTACAGGTACCGTGTGGCTTGACTTCGTATCCCTGTTTCCTCAACAAACTTTTAAGAACCGGCCCAACGGTATGCGCAAAGACCTGGCACTCTACCTGGCCAATCTGAAGCCTGCATTTGTGCGCTGGCCCGGCGGTTGTTTTGTAGAAGGCATAAATATTGAAAATGCTGCTAATTGGAAGCGCACCCTGGGGCCCGTAGAAAAAAGACCAGGTACCTACAGTGTGTGGGGTTATTGGTCGAGCGATGGGTTTGGTTATCATGAGTACCTGCAGTTTTGTGAAGACCTGGGTGCGGACGCCTTGTATGTATTCAATGCCGGTGTGTCCTGCGAATACCGCAGCGGCACTTTTATCCCCGAGGATTCCCTGCAGCCGCTAGTAGACGATGTGCTGGATGCTATTGAGTATGCCATCGGTCCGGTCAATTCCAAATGGGGCAAGGTGCGGGCGGCCAGTGGCCATCCCAAACCGTTTCCGCTTAAGTATGTGGAGATCGGCAATGAACAGCATGGGCCACGCTATGCCAGGCGCTACAATATTTTCTATGATGCTATTAAAAAGAAGTATCCACAGCTTACCCTTATGGCCAGTATGGGCATTGGTGATATCAACAAGCGTACCCTTGACAGTATGCACCGGGTGGATATGGCCGATGAACATGCTTACAAAGGTGCTTATTGGGCTTTCAATAATTATGATCACTTTGATAAATACAAGCGGGGTGATTGGGACGTGTATGTGGGCGAATACGCTACCAACGCCGGGGTAGGCAGCGGTAATATGCTGGCTGCATTGAATGATGCCGTATACATCATGGGCATGGAACGCAATGGTGACCTCGTTAAAATGTCGAGCTATGCACCATTGTTTGAAAATGTCAATACACGGCACTGGCCAGTGAACCTTATCAACTTCGATGCCGGGCGCAGCTTTGGACGCATCTCTTATTATGCCATCAAAATGATGAATGATCACCGCGCAGATCAAAACCTCCAAACAACCGTTACACTGCCTCCATCAGCTAATCCAATTCCTCAGTTTGCCGGAGGCATCGGGCTGGCTACCTGGGATACACAAACAGAGTATCGGGATATTGAAGTAATAAAAGGGGGCGCTACTATATACAAAAGCGATTTCATCAACCGGCCCCAGGAATGGCAGTCTATACGGGGCAAGTGGGTGGTAAAAGATAGTGCACTGGCCCAAACCGTACAAGGGGCACAACGGCTGAACATCCTCACAGGTAAAACATTCGATACTTATACACTCAAACTCAAAGCACGCAAAACCGGCGGCACCAATGCTTTCATTATTCCCTTTGCGGTTAAAGATGGCGCACAGCATATGCGCGTGCACATAGGTTCTTATGTAAACCTCAATTCGGTGGTAGAATTAGTGTCGGATAGTTTTTCTGTGGCCGACATGATGCCGCAAAAGAGATTGCCTGCACCCATTCAAACCGGCCGCTGGTATGATATCACTATTGAGGTAGGTACCGATAAGGTGGAATGTTACCTGGATGGCAACCTGCTTTTCACCTACCGCGAACCCAATAAGTTTTTCAGCATTGCAGGAAGGGACCAAAAAACAGGAGACATCATTGTCAAGATGGTCAATGGCTCTGAAACCCGTTATTCCACCTATATCAACCTGGAAGGCATAGCCGGCGTGGCTCCTACTGCCATGCTCATCAGCTTGCAGGCCGATGCACCCCAGGCAGAAAACTCACTGGATCAGCCGGAAAAATACATTCCTGTAAGCACAACACTCACCGGGATAAAACCTTCTTTTGAAACCAGTGTAAAGCCTTATTCGATCTCCATATTGCGCATTAAAGACGCAACCTGGAAGAAACAGGTATACAAGTAA
- a CDS encoding glycoside hydrolase family 127 protein: MMSILTRKKTVMQAAVLAVALPMYGQHSDYPIQPVDFTHVHLTDHFWAPKIQVNADITIPYTLDQCRRTGRVDNFLKAAGKMPADKYTEYPFDDTDIYKVIEGASYGLQVQKNPKLELYLDTLIQIIAAAQEPDGYLYTFRTMKAAKPHEWLGSKRYEKEEDLSHELYNAGHLYEAAVAHYQATGKKNLLNIATKNADLLVKDFGYGKEEKAPGHQVVEIGLAKLYRVTGEKKYLDLAKFFLDIRGPKGSEYSQANKKVVDQSEAVGHAVRAAYMYTGMADIAALTGNEAYLKAIDAIWHDVVERKLYITGGIGATGAGEAFGAPFQLPNMSAYAETCAAIANVYWNNRMFLLHGDAKYIDVLERILYNGLLSGVSLSGDRFFYPNPLASMGQHQRSAWFGCACCISNMTRFLPSMPGYMYAQDKNNLYVNLFAGGKANITLPAGTINLEQQTEYPWEGKVKIVVSPEKTTAFALQVRVPGWSKKELVPGDLYYGADKRAKPLAITLNGKPVKYDMVKGYAVINRSWKKGDVIAFELPMDIQKVYAKETVKDDKNRFALQRGPLIYCLEGPDNKDSTVQNIVVNKTAAIQAVNKPGLLNGVTVLEMKGSSTKRQVNAEELIKSEQTVTAIPYYSWANRGPGEMVVWIPYEASAAKPKPAPTIASKSKVSASIQSPRMFKALNDQYEPEDSKDQNGTYLHWWPKKNTLEWVQYDFDQEYTVSQSQVYWFDDGPWGGCRIPASWKIYYKKGDEWVPVQPIGNYETAKDKYNLVKFEPIKTTALKLEVQLPAEHATGIHEWIVK, translated from the coding sequence ATGATGTCAATACTAACAAGAAAGAAAACTGTGATGCAGGCTGCCGTATTAGCCGTTGCGTTGCCGATGTATGGTCAGCATTCAGATTATCCGATACAGCCCGTTGATTTTACCCATGTACACTTAACGGACCATTTCTGGGCGCCAAAAATACAGGTGAATGCAGATATAACTATTCCCTATACACTCGACCAGTGCAGGCGTACAGGCCGTGTTGACAACTTCCTGAAAGCAGCAGGAAAAATGCCTGCCGACAAATACACGGAATATCCCTTTGATGATACAGATATCTACAAAGTTATTGAGGGAGCTTCTTATGGACTACAGGTGCAAAAGAACCCTAAACTGGAACTTTACCTCGATACACTGATCCAGATAATAGCAGCTGCCCAGGAGCCCGATGGTTACCTGTACACATTCCGTACCATGAAGGCTGCCAAGCCGCATGAATGGCTGGGATCAAAGCGTTATGAAAAGGAAGAAGACCTGAGTCATGAATTATACAATGCCGGTCACTTGTACGAAGCCGCAGTGGCGCATTACCAGGCTACCGGCAAAAAGAACCTGCTCAATATTGCTACCAAAAATGCCGATTTGCTGGTAAAGGACTTTGGTTATGGCAAAGAAGAAAAAGCGCCTGGCCACCAGGTAGTAGAGATCGGACTGGCAAAACTGTACCGGGTAACGGGTGAAAAGAAATACCTCGACCTGGCCAAGTTCTTCCTCGATATTCGTGGACCCAAAGGTTCTGAATACAGTCAGGCGAATAAGAAAGTAGTAGATCAGTCTGAAGCCGTAGGTCATGCGGTGCGGGCTGCTTATATGTACACCGGTATGGCCGATATTGCTGCGCTCACAGGCAATGAAGCCTATCTCAAAGCAATTGACGCTATCTGGCATGATGTGGTAGAAAGGAAGCTGTACATCACAGGTGGGATAGGAGCTACGGGCGCCGGAGAGGCTTTTGGCGCTCCGTTCCAATTACCCAATATGTCGGCCTATGCAGAGACCTGTGCGGCGATTGCTAATGTGTATTGGAACAACCGGATGTTCCTGTTGCATGGTGATGCCAAATACATTGATGTGTTGGAACGTATTCTGTATAATGGATTGTTATCCGGAGTATCCTTAAGTGGTGACCGTTTCTTTTATCCCAACCCCCTTGCTTCCATGGGGCAGCACCAGCGCAGTGCCTGGTTTGGCTGTGCCTGTTGTATTTCCAATATGACACGTTTTCTCCCTTCCATGCCGGGCTATATGTATGCTCAGGATAAAAACAACCTGTATGTAAACCTGTTTGCCGGTGGCAAGGCCAATATTACATTGCCTGCCGGTACCATCAACCTGGAGCAGCAAACAGAATATCCCTGGGAAGGAAAAGTGAAGATCGTGGTGAGCCCCGAAAAAACAACTGCTTTTGCCTTGCAGGTGCGTGTACCCGGCTGGTCTAAGAAAGAGTTGGTACCCGGCGACCTGTATTATGGAGCCGACAAAAGGGCAAAGCCATTGGCCATTACACTCAATGGCAAGCCTGTGAAGTATGACATGGTGAAAGGGTATGCCGTGATCAATCGTTCCTGGAAGAAAGGCGATGTGATCGCTTTTGAATTACCCATGGACATTCAAAAGGTATATGCCAAAGAAACCGTTAAAGACGACAAGAACCGTTTTGCCTTACAGCGTGGTCCATTGATCTATTGCCTGGAAGGTCCCGATAATAAAGACAGTACAGTGCAAAACATCGTGGTGAACAAAACAGCCGCTATACAGGCAGTCAATAAGCCCGGTTTACTCAACGGCGTTACCGTGCTCGAAATGAAAGGTTCATCTACTAAAAGACAGGTGAACGCTGAAGAGCTGATCAAATCTGAACAAACTGTAACCGCTATTCCTTACTATAGCTGGGCCAACCGTGGTCCGGGTGAAATGGTGGTGTGGATCCCTTATGAAGCATCCGCTGCCAAACCTAAACCCGCTCCCACCATTGCTTCCAAAAGCAAGGTCAGTGCTTCCATCCAGAGCCCCCGCATGTTCAAAGCCCTGAATGATCAATATGAGCCGGAGGATTCCAAAGACCAGAATGGTACCTACCTGCATTGGTGGCCAAAGAAAAATACCCTCGAATGGGTACAGTATGATTTTGACCAGGAATATACCGTTTCCCAATCACAGGTCTATTGGTTTGATGATGGTCCCTGGGGTGGATGCCGCATTCCTGCTTCCTGGAAGATCTATTATAAGAAGGGCGATGAGTGGGTGCCTGTACAGCCCATTGGCAATTATGAGACCGCTAAGGACAAATACAACCTGGTAAAGTTTGAGCCAATAAAGACCACGGCCCTGAAGCTCGAAGTGCAATTACCTGCCGAACACGCTACGGGTATCCATGAGTGGATCGTGAAATAA